TTAAGTTTGCCGTGGAGCTTATGGCTTTTTAATTGCGGATCAAGTGGATTTTGGCGAAAAATTACTTCTCGTTTTTCTGCGATTAGTTTAACTTTTTGAGGCAATTTTTTGTATTCGCGTGCAAATTTTGTGGAATAAATTATTTCCATATCCATTCCTATGACCTTATCTCAATTCTTTTAATGCTCCCAAAACTTTGCCTTTGCCGGAACTTATTTCCTTGCGGCTTTCATTTAAGTCACTAAGCAGCTTGCCTGCCTGCCAATCCCGCAATAAATCCCTAAAAAACTCACTGGTACTGGAATAATTATTTTTTTTAACAGTGGATTTGACTGCCTTAACCAAGGGCGCGGGCAGAGAGATGTTGATTATTTGTCTCATAATTTTAAAAAATTAATTGTAACACATTGTATTACAATTATAGCACGCTAATTATTTTTGTCAAATGCACGAGTCTCTGGCTTTAGACATAACTTTGATTACTAATATTCATAATTAAAGTTTATATCCTAACTTTAATTATGCTAAATCTTAATTAAAGTATCAAATGTTCACCCTATAATTAGCATTATTTTATTACATTAACGCTTTTTGGCAGTTTTGGCATAATACCGCCAATTTATAAATCCCACTCCACTGGCAAAGTTCCGGTAAAAGCGTAATTGCCGAACAAAACATCGGCGATGCCCTGGCCCTCGCTCCCTGGCAGCCAGGCCGCTATAATTGCGTCCCAATCCTTGGCGTATTCTTTAATATCCAGCGGCCGGCCAGAAACTATAATAACAATAATTTTTTTACTGGCTTTTTTCAGATTTGAAATAGTCGTTAAATCTTCGGCTGACAGGCTAGGATTTACTTTATCGCCCCAGCCCTCAGCATAAGGTTTTTCACCAACAATAGCAATACCAACCTCAGCTAAAACCTTTTGTCCGGTAAAATTACCATTTAAATCATATTCTATTTTACTATTTTTACCAGCCAGCTGCTTAATACCTTGTAAAATCGTTGTGCCAGGTATCCAGTTGCCATCAATGCCCTGCCATTCCACTGTCCAGCCGCCTGATTGCCTGCCGAGATTATCTGCGGCCGAACCGGCCACTAAAATTTTAGGAGTGTTTTTAGAAATTGGCAGCGTATCATTATTTTTTAATAATACTTGAGATTCTCGAACAGCTTCCCTGGCTAACTTACGATGCTGGTCGCTGCCTATAACTGACAATCCTTCTGGTGTGGCTAAAAGACGGTCAAATACTCCTGTTTTAAATTTTACTGTTAATATCCTTTTTACAGCATCATCCAAACGGTTCATTGTTATATCGCCATTAGCTAAAGCTTTTTGTATATTAGAGATAAAATCCTTATATTCAAACGGAGTCATCACCATATCGACCCCCGCATTCACCGCCCTCACTATTGAATTATATTTACTTGATTCAATTTCATAAACCCCGTACCAATCAGAAACTATAAAGCCTGAAAATCCCAGCTCGTTTTTTAATATCTCTGTTAAGAGATGATAATTGGCGGAATTTAGATCACCATTCCAACTAGCAGTACCCACCATAATAACTTGCGCACCGCCAGTTATGGCTTTTTGGAAAGGAACCAGGTGAACTTGACGCAAGGTTTTTTCGTCTAAGGTTATATTCCCTTCTTCTATTTTGAAGTTTTTGTTGCGAGCAGTTCCATATTCCATAGCTCCACCACCTATAAAGTGTTTAGGGTTGGCTAATACCGTATAGTAATTATTTGCAGAATCCTGGGTTCCCTCTAGATAAGCCAGCCCTAACTTGGCTACGTTGGCGGTGTCTGATCCGAAAGTTTCATATGTTTTACCCCAACGGATATCTTTAGCAACATCAAGATCAGGAGAAAAATTCCAATAGATTCCAGTTGCGGCTACCTCTTCTGCGGTTGCTTTGGCCACTTCCCTAACTAAGTCTGAATCGTGGCTTGCTCCTAAACCAATAAAATGCGGAAAGATCGTTGCGCCTGGAATATTGCCGTGGCCATGATTAGCATCAATGCCATAAAGTAAAGGTATTTTTAAGCGTGTTTTTTGGCTGTAGCTTTGAAAATTATTTACCATTTTGAGCCAGCCCGCAGGCGTATTATCAGCAGGATGTCCGCCACCGCCACTCAACAGTGCGCCCAAGCCGTATTCCGCAATATCATTTAAATCATGGATACTGTTTTTCTCAACCAACACCATTTGCCCGATTTTTTCAGAAATTGTCATTCTCTTTAGCAAATCGTTAACTCTGGCTTCGGTTGAGAGCGCTGAGTTTTGATAAGGGAGATTTATTTCATGGCATTGATTATCATTTTCCTCACAGACCTTAACATATTTATCAGGTGAAGGAAGAAGAGTAGAAGGCGATGACTTAAAATAATCATAAACCAAAACCGCAGCTACTAGTAGCAGAAATATAGCTAGGAATTTAATTATTTTTGAGGAATTAAACCTAAAATTCATAACTTATCTTAAAATTTTTCAATTTGTTTCTCCATTTTA
Above is a genomic segment from Patescibacteria group bacterium containing:
- a CDS encoding type II toxin-antitoxin system mRNA interferase toxin, RelE/StbE family; its protein translation is MDMEIIYSTKFAREYKKLPQKVKLIAEKREVIFRQNPLDPQLKSHKLHGKLKEFWSFSIDGNYRIIFEFSKDKGQIYFHSVGNHDVYQ
- a CDS encoding glycoside hydrolase family 3 protein, which gives rise to MNFRFNSSKIIKFLAIFLLLVAAVLVYDYFKSSPSTLLPSPDKYVKVCEENDNQCHEINLPYQNSALSTEARVNDLLKRMTISEKIGQMVLVEKNSIHDLNDIAEYGLGALLSGGGGHPADNTPAGWLKMVNNFQSYSQKTRLKIPLLYGIDANHGHGNIPGATIFPHFIGLGASHDSDLVREVAKATAEEVAATGIYWNFSPDLDVAKDIRWGKTYETFGSDTANVAKLGLAYLEGTQDSANNYYTVLANPKHFIGGGAMEYGTARNKNFKIEEGNITLDEKTLRQVHLVPFQKAITGGAQVIMVGTASWNGDLNSANYHLLTEILKNELGFSGFIVSDWYGVYEIESSKYNSIVRAVNAGVDMVMTPFEYKDFISNIQKALANGDITMNRLDDAVKRILTVKFKTGVFDRLLATPEGLSVIGSDQHRKLAREAVRESQVLLKNNDTLPISKNTPKILVAGSAADNLGRQSGGWTVEWQGIDGNWIPGTTILQGIKQLAGKNSKIEYDLNGNFTGQKVLAEVGIAIVGEKPYAEGWGDKVNPSLSAEDLTTISNLKKASKKIIVIIVSGRPLDIKEYAKDWDAIIAAWLPGSEGQGIADVLFGNYAFTGTLPVEWDL
- a CDS encoding ribbon-helix-helix domain-containing protein, producing the protein MRQIINISLPAPLVKAVKSTVKKNNYSSTSEFFRDLLRDWQAGKLLSDLNESRKEISSGKGKVLGALKELR